In a single window of the Olivibacter sp. SDN3 genome:
- a CDS encoding TAT-variant-translocated molybdopterin oxidoreductase has translation MDSNKKYWKGLEELKQTPAFVKNSKSEFAEPLPIENVLNEAGLSTKTPRRDFLKALGFGLGAVSLAACQSTPVHKSIPYLIKPEEITPGIPNYYASSYNGQSILVKTREGRPILIEANPAAKGLNCGTDAATQASVLDLYDMSKLKGPQAGGKKIDWEELDQQVIAALNAANAAGKQIRIVASTVNSPSTIAAIATLSAKYPTTKLVEVDAVSYAGIIKANEANFGKAVIPHYRFDKADVIVSVGADFIGTWLAGEEYTQQFIANRDYKSLEKGKMSRLIQFETGLSLTGSNADARVPVKPSEEGAVLIALYNAITGNTLPGGLASNPKAEKVAALAAKELVNAKGRAVVVAGSNDVSMQILTNAINAALDSYGNTIDLDNASYQYKGNDTDFAAFLREANAGEVDVAFFLNTNPVYDYPESKALEDALGNIKLKVSFADREDETASLANIIAPNHNYLESWGDGNALTGYYTIVQPTINPVFNTRQAEQSLLVWSGEDISYHDFVKNYWESNILADTGRTWNEVLQTGFQYAGEQPATAYTFNGSAADAASEIVNNSKALAKDVEVHLYQSIALRDGKQGNNAYLHELPDPISKVTWDNYVAISPAFAKSLGISEHDVVKVTGENGYAVELPVLLQPGQANGTVSIAIGYGRTKAGKAGDNVGKNVYPFARFVNNTLQFTTTAKVEKTSGTYELAQTQTHHTIEGRNVVRETTFKDYLKDPAHGSGNHGEKHKTYDLWNKYESPGHKWVLAIDLNACTGCGSCIVACNIENNIPVVGRDEVRRRREMHWMRVDRYYSFEHDGEQVTKEKELGKLSDENVDLDNVTVVHQPMMCQHCDHAPCETVCPVLATVHSSEGLNHMAYNRCFGTRYCANNCPYKVRRFNWFNYWNDSRFDNYLNNEFTQLVLNPDVTSRSRGVMEKCSMCIQRIQAGKLKAKMEKRPLKDGDITMACGSACSANAIIFGDLNDPNSEVSKALKSERVYYVLEEINVQPNVGYMTKVRNTFEA, from the coding sequence ATGGATAGCAACAAGAAATATTGGAAAGGCTTAGAAGAACTGAAGCAAACACCAGCTTTTGTGAAAAATAGCAAAAGTGAGTTTGCAGAACCCCTTCCTATAGAGAACGTATTAAATGAAGCCGGTTTAAGTACTAAAACCCCTCGTCGTGATTTTTTGAAAGCACTTGGTTTTGGATTAGGAGCTGTTTCATTAGCTGCCTGTCAAAGTACACCGGTACATAAATCAATACCCTATCTAATCAAACCGGAAGAAATTACACCGGGTATTCCCAATTATTATGCTTCTAGCTATAATGGGCAAAGTATTTTAGTTAAAACGCGAGAAGGTAGGCCTATTTTAATTGAAGCGAATCCCGCCGCAAAAGGTTTGAATTGCGGCACAGATGCTGCAACACAAGCTTCCGTGTTGGACCTGTACGACATGTCAAAGCTAAAAGGACCTCAAGCAGGGGGAAAAAAGATAGATTGGGAGGAGCTAGACCAACAGGTGATAGCGGCTTTAAATGCGGCAAATGCGGCTGGAAAGCAAATTCGAATTGTAGCTTCGACGGTAAATAGTCCATCTACTATAGCGGCGATAGCCACTTTGTCGGCTAAATATCCAACTACCAAACTGGTTGAGGTAGATGCTGTTTCTTACGCGGGAATTATAAAAGCGAATGAAGCAAATTTTGGAAAAGCTGTTATTCCTCATTATCGCTTTGATAAAGCCGATGTTATTGTGAGTGTTGGTGCTGATTTTATTGGCACATGGTTAGCTGGTGAAGAGTATACACAGCAATTTATAGCTAATCGCGATTACAAATCACTGGAAAAAGGAAAAATGTCAAGGCTGATTCAATTTGAAACAGGCTTGAGCTTAACAGGGTCAAATGCGGATGCGAGAGTTCCTGTTAAACCATCTGAAGAAGGAGCGGTTTTAATTGCTTTATACAATGCAATCACAGGCAACACATTGCCTGGAGGATTGGCAAGTAATCCGAAAGCTGAAAAAGTAGCTGCCTTGGCGGCAAAAGAATTGGTCAATGCAAAAGGCCGCGCAGTTGTAGTAGCCGGTAGTAATGACGTTTCGATGCAAATCTTGACTAATGCAATTAATGCTGCTTTAGATAGTTACGGTAATACCATAGATTTAGACAACGCTTCTTATCAATACAAAGGCAATGACACTGATTTTGCTGCATTTTTGAGAGAAGCGAATGCTGGTGAGGTGGATGTAGCATTCTTCTTAAATACTAATCCAGTATATGATTATCCAGAATCAAAAGCACTGGAAGACGCGCTTGGTAATATAAAATTAAAGGTCTCTTTCGCCGATCGTGAAGATGAAACAGCGTCCTTAGCAAATATAATTGCTCCAAATCATAATTATTTGGAGTCTTGGGGCGACGGAAATGCCTTAACAGGATATTATACCATTGTACAACCAACTATTAATCCGGTATTTAATACCAGACAAGCAGAGCAAAGTTTATTGGTATGGTCTGGTGAAGATATTAGTTACCATGATTTCGTAAAAAATTATTGGGAAAGTAATATCCTGGCCGATACAGGACGCACTTGGAATGAAGTGTTGCAAACTGGTTTTCAATATGCTGGAGAGCAACCGGCCACTGCTTATACTTTCAATGGTTCAGCTGCTGATGCAGCAAGTGAAATTGTGAATAATAGCAAAGCGCTAGCGAAAGATGTGGAGGTTCACTTATATCAAAGTATAGCTTTACGTGACGGTAAGCAAGGAAACAATGCTTATCTCCACGAGCTTCCCGATCCAATTTCGAAGGTAACTTGGGACAATTATGTTGCGATTTCTCCTGCTTTTGCGAAAAGTCTTGGAATAAGCGAGCATGATGTAGTTAAGGTGACAGGAGAAAATGGATATGCCGTTGAATTACCGGTGTTATTACAACCGGGACAAGCGAATGGAACAGTGTCAATAGCGATTGGCTATGGGCGTACCAAAGCAGGTAAGGCTGGTGACAACGTGGGGAAAAATGTTTATCCTTTTGCCAGGTTTGTTAATAATACGTTACAGTTTACCACAACGGCAAAAGTTGAAAAAACTTCAGGTACTTATGAATTAGCCCAAACGCAAACTCATCATACCATTGAGGGAAGAAATGTGGTTCGTGAGACTACATTTAAAGATTATCTAAAAGATCCAGCACATGGGAGTGGTAATCACGGTGAAAAGCATAAGACCTATGATTTATGGAATAAATATGAGTCACCGGGGCATAAATGGGTACTAGCGATAGACCTGAATGCTTGTACTGGATGTGGATCATGCATCGTTGCTTGTAATATTGAGAATAACATACCAGTGGTTGGACGGGATGAAGTTCGTCGTCGTCGTGAGATGCACTGGATGCGTGTAGATCGTTATTATAGCTTTGAACATGATGGCGAGCAAGTAACCAAGGAGAAAGAACTCGGCAAATTGAGCGATGAGAATGTTGATTTAGATAACGTAACTGTTGTTCATCAACCCATGATGTGTCAACACTGTGATCATGCTCCCTGTGAAACGGTGTGTCCAGTACTAGCTACCGTACACTCTTCAGAAGGGCTAAATCATATGGCTTATAACAGGTGTTTCGGTACCCGTTACTGTGCAAATAACTGTCCATACAAAGTACGTCGTTTTAATTGGTTTAACTATTGGAATGACTCTAGATTTGACAACTATTTGAACAATGAATTTACTCAATTGGTGCTGAACCCAGACGTTACCTCACGTTCACGTGGAGTTATGGAAAAATGTTCAATGTGTATACAGCGTATACAGGCAGGCAAATTGAAAGCAAAAATGGAAAAAAGGCCATTAAAAGATGGGGATATCACCATGGCCTGTGGCTCTGCATGTTCGGCAAATGCCATTATCTTCGGCGATTTGAACGATCCAAATTCAGAAGTATCAAAAGCTTTGAAGAGCGAGCGTGTATACTACGTTTTGGAAGAAATAAATGTTCAGCCTAATGTTGGTTATATGACCAAAGTTAGAAATACTTTTGAAGCTTAA
- the nrfD gene encoding NrfD/PsrC family molybdoenzyme membrane anchor subunit, with the protein MSSHNESILREPLITGENITYSKVTEDILVPVENKPNKAWWIGFTMAALGALLWVFSVSYTFWTGIGAWGLNKTVGWAWDITDFVWWVGIGHAGTLISAVLLLFRQNWRNSINRSAEAMTIFAVICAATYVVAHMGRPWLAYWIFPLPNQFGSLWVNFNSPLVWDAFAISTYFTVSLVFWYTGLLPDIATVRDRASGLRRRIYSILSFGWTGNVKTWQRFEIVSLILAGISTPLVLSVHTIVSMDFATSVIPGWHTTIFPPYFVAGAIFSGFAMVQTLLLITRKVLNFENYITMFHIESMNVIIMVTGSIVGVAYLTELFIAWYSGSEYEMYAFANRVAGPYWWAYWSMMTCNVISPQLFWFKKIRTSIPISWALSIVVNIGMWFERFVIIVTSLHRDYIPSSWAMFYPTWTDVGIFIGSIGLFFTLFLLFLRFLPAIAMAEVKLLVHSASHQQKRKLIKEGHLKADQVEYYKESLTKYDSVSEEEINELAK; encoded by the coding sequence ATGTCATCGCATAACGAATCAATACTTAGGGAACCTTTAATTACCGGAGAGAATATTACGTATTCTAAGGTAACTGAAGATATTCTCGTGCCTGTAGAAAATAAGCCAAATAAAGCTTGGTGGATTGGTTTTACCATGGCTGCTTTGGGAGCATTACTATGGGTGTTCAGCGTAAGTTATACCTTTTGGACCGGTATTGGTGCTTGGGGATTGAACAAAACAGTAGGTTGGGCCTGGGATATTACCGACTTTGTATGGTGGGTGGGTATTGGTCACGCTGGGACGCTTATTTCTGCGGTATTATTGCTTTTCCGTCAGAATTGGCGTAATTCCATTAACCGCTCGGCGGAGGCTATGACAATTTTTGCGGTTATTTGTGCTGCTACTTACGTTGTGGCCCACATGGGTAGACCTTGGTTGGCTTATTGGATTTTTCCCTTACCTAATCAATTTGGGTCACTATGGGTTAACTTCAATTCACCTTTAGTATGGGACGCATTTGCCATCTCAACTTATTTTACGGTTTCCTTGGTGTTTTGGTATACAGGATTGTTACCCGATATAGCTACAGTACGTGACCGTGCTAGCGGCTTAAGGAGACGTATTTATTCCATATTGTCTTTTGGGTGGACAGGAAACGTTAAAACTTGGCAGCGATTTGAGATTGTGTCCTTAATTTTGGCGGGTATTTCCACGCCTTTGGTACTTTCCGTACACACCATTGTATCCATGGACTTTGCAACTTCTGTAATCCCTGGATGGCATACAACGATTTTCCCTCCATATTTCGTGGCTGGGGCGATCTTCTCCGGCTTTGCTATGGTACAAACGCTTTTGTTGATTACCCGTAAAGTATTGAATTTTGAGAATTATATCACGATGTTCCATATCGAGTCCATGAATGTTATTATCATGGTAACTGGTTCCATCGTAGGAGTGGCTTACCTTACGGAGTTATTTATTGCGTGGTATTCAGGTTCTGAGTATGAAATGTATGCTTTTGCAAATAGGGTTGCAGGACCTTATTGGTGGGCATATTGGTCTATGATGACATGTAACGTGATTTCTCCGCAATTGTTTTGGTTTAAGAAAATACGTACGAGCATTCCAATTTCCTGGGCATTGTCAATCGTAGTGAACATCGGTATGTGGTTTGAGCGTTTCGTAATTATCGTAACCTCACTGCACCGTGATTATATTCCTTCAAGTTGGGCAATGTTCTATCCTACTTGGACTGACGTAGGCATTTTCATTGGTTCGATCGGCTTGTTCTTCACGTTGTTCTTGTTATTCCTTCGATTTTTACCAGCAATCGCAATGGCTGAGGTTAAGTTATTGGTGCATTCGGCGAGTCATCAACAAAAACGTAAGCTGATTAAAGAGGGACATTTGAAAGCTGATCAAGTTGAATACTACAAGGAGTCGCTTACGAAATACGATAGTGTGAGCGAAGAGGAGATTAACGAATTAGCAAAATAA
- a CDS encoding DUF3341 domain-containing protein, translating to MSDTKYILGHFEHPDDLMDGIDKLQKSNVSIYDVYTPMPIHGIEAKLGVPPSRLPIVAFLCGITGTISGFSLLYYTLHKDWPMNIGGKPTLPFPDYVPVTFELTILFCALGMVAAFYFRSHLFPGRAPRVMDLRATNDRFIIAIDAKDNRDHEKIDSLLKDAGAVEVLYNERKYVSYE from the coding sequence ATGAGCGATACAAAATATATTTTAGGACATTTTGAACATCCAGATGATTTGATGGATGGAATAGATAAGTTACAGAAAAGTAACGTTTCTATATACGACGTATATACACCGATGCCTATACACGGTATCGAGGCGAAATTAGGTGTTCCGCCATCGCGTTTACCTATTGTTGCATTCCTTTGTGGTATTACCGGAACCATTTCCGGATTCAGTTTATTGTATTATACACTGCACAAAGACTGGCCGATGAACATTGGAGGAAAACCAACTCTCCCATTTCCAGATTATGTGCCGGTAACCTTCGAACTTACTATTTTATTCTGTGCGTTAGGAATGGTTGCAGCATTTTATTTTAGAAGTCACCTTTTTCCGGGAAGAGCGCCCAGAGTAATGGATCTTCGTGCTACAAATGATCGTTTTATCATAGCTATTGACGCTAAAGACAATCGTGATCATGAGAAAATTGACAGCTTATTAAAAGACGCAGGTGCAGTTGAAGTACTGTATAATGAAAGGAAATATGTTAGCTATGAATAA
- a CDS encoding cytochrome c, whose translation MKGNMLAMNKTKLFGTACFAVAFAALVSACGDKTTRSTGWEFSRNMYDPIGYNPDQPNTNFENGQTAQTPPEGTTPVGFERFEYANSIEGYEAAGNELTNPLQRTEQNLKDGAVLYHSFCSPCHGPDGHGDGTIVNMEKFPPPPSYADGTSSRGGQMKDLNDGKIYHTITYGLNLMGSHASQLSPDERWKVVMYVHELQKK comes from the coding sequence ATGAAAGGAAATATGTTAGCTATGAATAAGACTAAACTGTTTGGAACCGCATGTTTTGCAGTAGCTTTCGCGGCATTGGTATCTGCATGTGGTGATAAGACGACGCGGAGTACGGGATGGGAATTTTCTAGAAATATGTATGATCCAATAGGATATAATCCCGACCAACCGAATACAAATTTTGAAAATGGCCAAACAGCACAAACACCTCCTGAAGGAACAACACCGGTGGGTTTTGAGCGCTTCGAATACGCAAATTCCATAGAAGGTTATGAAGCAGCTGGTAACGAGTTGACGAATCCTCTACAACGTACCGAGCAAAATCTAAAGGATGGAGCGGTATTGTATCATTCTTTTTGTTCACCTTGTCACGGACCGGACGGTCATGGCGATGGGACGATCGTCAATATGGAGAAATTTCCACCGCCACCCTCTTATGCTGATGGTACCTCATCTCGTGGAGGACAAATGAAAGATCTTAACGATGGAAAAATATATCACACCATTACATATGGTTTAAATTTGATGGGGTCGCATGCGTCACAGCTATCACCTGATGAGCGTTGGAAAGTCGTGATGTATGTTCATGAATTGCAAAAAAAATAA
- a CDS encoding quinol:cytochrome C oxidoreductase produces the protein MGTHSHTTYNFDERFEFAGKAKTWSLAAIIIGIIAIIAGFFVEGSHRMFANLLLMGYYFTCVCAAGACFLAIQFVAQAGWSAGLIRIPQAFASVLPIAAIILIVITAAGLLTHNLYHHWHADGITDPNSPHYDALVAGKSAFLNVPGFFTRQIIFLGTYSIFAVALAKLSYKEDLEGSLNSYKKSFKYSAIFLVIFGFTTPIWSFDTVMSLEAHWFSTMFGWYNFAAMWVSGLCAITLTIILLKKSGHLAWVNENHLHDLGKFIFGFSIFWTYVWFAQFMLIWYANIPEETVYFYKRWEPEYKPWFWLSVIINFVAPVLILMDRDAKRKENIMLFVCILLLLGHWLDYYIMIMPGTVEDHRGLGLSEVGAVLGFVGLFTFLMLNKLSKHALAPKNHPFLEESLHHQI, from the coding sequence ATGGGAACTCATAGTCACACTACATATAATTTTGACGAGCGCTTTGAATTTGCCGGAAAAGCAAAAACTTGGAGCTTAGCAGCTATTATAATAGGTATTATTGCTATTATTGCAGGTTTTTTTGTGGAAGGTAGTCATCGCATGTTCGCCAATTTACTACTGATGGGTTATTATTTTACCTGCGTTTGTGCTGCTGGCGCATGTTTTTTGGCTATACAGTTTGTTGCGCAAGCAGGGTGGTCCGCAGGATTGATCCGCATTCCACAGGCCTTCGCCAGTGTTTTGCCTATTGCGGCAATTATATTAATTGTTATTACAGCTGCAGGCCTATTAACACATAACTTATATCACCATTGGCACGCAGATGGTATCACTGATCCGAACAGTCCGCATTACGATGCATTGGTCGCAGGAAAATCAGCATTCTTAAATGTTCCTGGATTTTTTACTAGACAGATCATCTTCTTGGGAACTTACAGCATTTTCGCGGTAGCTTTGGCAAAACTTTCTTATAAAGAAGATTTGGAAGGTAGTTTAAACTCCTATAAAAAGAGCTTTAAATATTCGGCTATTTTTTTAGTGATCTTCGGTTTTACCACGCCTATTTGGTCTTTCGATACCGTAATGTCTCTAGAAGCCCATTGGTTTTCTACTATGTTTGGATGGTATAATTTTGCAGCAATGTGGGTAAGTGGTTTATGTGCTATTACGCTGACTATCATTTTGTTGAAAAAATCGGGCCATTTAGCCTGGGTAAATGAAAATCATTTACACGACTTGGGTAAATTTATTTTCGGGTTCTCTATATTTTGGACGTATGTATGGTTTGCACAATTCATGTTGATATGGTATGCAAACATTCCAGAAGAGACGGTGTATTTTTACAAACGTTGGGAACCTGAATATAAACCTTGGTTTTGGTTGTCAGTTATTATTAACTTTGTAGCCCCAGTGTTGATCTTGATGGATCGCGATGCGAAGAGAAAAGAAAATATTATGTTGTTCGTGTGTATCCTTCTTTTGTTGGGGCATTGGTTGGATTATTATATTATGATCATGCCTGGAACTGTTGAAGATCACCGAGGTTTAGGTTTGAGCGAAGTCGGTGCTGTATTAGGATTTGTCGGTTTATTTACCTTTTTGATGTTGAATAAGTTAAGCAAACACGCGCTGGCACCGAAGAATCACCCCTTTTTGGAAGAAAGCTTGCATCATCAGATATAG
- a CDS encoding cytochrome c oxidase subunit II, with product MRYKKYINFKAIFGLVITTLVLLQNPAFAQAEDSTTIGEDTQEVVSSSELQAEADSLGAGAADTTGGAVAAQTPAGTSAAANAVATAEEAKTTIDPQVYKNFFYYVLLFFLVCIVVGIIGKIIQVYELTREMQGKGKRLNWNKFNGALFLISLFLGLYGAYWSYVHHGSIAWRDAASEHGATIDSMFITTTVITTIVFVLTHILLFGFSYVYKSTKKRKAYFYPHNNLIEKVWTIVPAIVLTVLVLFGFFTWRGITNVPEDVAADALQVEVTGEQFAWTIRYAGRDNKIGKRSIKLTTPTNGLGIDFNDKNAWDDILGAEIVLPVGQPVRFTINSKDILHSFYMPDFRVQMNAVPGMATHFQMTPRFTTQEMREKLDNPEFDFVMLCAKICGSGHYNMQKTVKIVSEAEYKEWLATQTYFFNEDAKKEFRERQQADVTNESSKEEGENKQLALN from the coding sequence ATGAGATATAAAAAGTACATCAATTTTAAAGCAATCTTTGGTTTGGTAATCACTACCTTGGTGTTGCTGCAGAATCCTGCTTTCGCACAGGCAGAAGATAGTACCACTATCGGTGAGGATACACAGGAAGTTGTCTCGAGCTCTGAACTTCAGGCAGAGGCAGATTCGCTGGGTGCCGGAGCCGCGGATACAACGGGTGGTGCGGTGGCGGCACAGACACCTGCTGGCACAAGTGCAGCCGCTAATGCAGTAGCAACAGCGGAAGAGGCTAAAACAACTATCGATCCACAGGTATATAAAAACTTCTTTTACTATGTGCTGCTTTTCTTTTTAGTATGTATAGTTGTAGGTATCATAGGAAAGATAATTCAAGTGTATGAGCTTACCCGTGAAATGCAAGGTAAAGGTAAACGTTTAAATTGGAATAAATTTAATGGTGCACTATTCCTGATTAGTTTATTTTTGGGCTTGTACGGAGCTTATTGGTCTTATGTACATCATGGAAGTATTGCTTGGCGTGATGCTGCCTCAGAACACGGCGCTACGATTGATAGCATGTTTATTACCACAACTGTGATAACGACTATTGTATTTGTACTTACCCATATACTTCTTTTTGGATTTTCTTATGTTTATAAGAGCACTAAAAAGCGCAAAGCTTATTTCTACCCGCATAATAATCTGATTGAGAAAGTTTGGACAATTGTTCCGGCAATAGTGTTAACGGTCTTGGTGCTTTTTGGATTTTTTACTTGGAGAGGTATTACCAATGTGCCTGAAGATGTTGCGGCAGATGCCTTACAGGTAGAGGTTACTGGTGAACAATTTGCATGGACTATTCGCTATGCGGGAAGAGACAATAAGATAGGTAAAAGAAGTATTAAGTTGACTACACCAACCAATGGTTTGGGAATAGATTTTAACGACAAAAATGCCTGGGACGACATTTTGGGAGCGGAAATCGTATTACCTGTTGGGCAACCCGTGCGCTTCACGATTAATTCGAAGGATATTTTGCATAGTTTTTATATGCCTGATTTCAGGGTACAGATGAACGCCGTGCCAGGGATGGCAACCCACTTTCAAATGACCCCTCGCTTCACTACACAGGAGATGCGCGAGAAGTTGGACAATCCGGAATTTGATTTCGTTATGTTGTGTGCGAAAATCTGTGGGTCTGGTCATTATAACATGCAAAAGACAGTGAAGATAGTAAGCGAGGCTGAATATAAGGAATGGTTGGCCACCCAAACTTATTTCTTTAATGAAGATGCAAAAAAGGAGTTCAGAGAACGTCAGCAGGCTGACGTTACTAATGAATCATCAAAGGAAGAGGGTGAGAATAAACAATTGGCGTTAAATTAA
- a CDS encoding cbb3-type cytochrome c oxidase subunit I, with protein sequence MSSTAIPYAGDHGHDAHEHHHETFLTKYIFSQDHKMIAKQFLITGIIMAFFAMFLSILFRIQLAWPEKDFPILEVFLGKWAEGGRIRPDFFLSLVTIHGTIMVFFVLTAGLSGTFSNLLIPLQLGARDMASPFMNMLSYWFFFAACVVMVASFFVESGPASAGWTIYPPLSALPQAIPGSGMGMNLWLASMVLFIASQVLGATNYISTILNMRTKGMTLWRMPLTIWAVFLTAIVGLLSFPVLVSAVVLLIFDRSMGTSFYLSDIIIGGKILPNEGGSPILFQHLFWFLGHPEVYIVLMPALGLTSEVIATNARKPIFGYHAMVYSLIGITVLSFIVWGHHMFVTGMNPFLGGVFMITTLIIAVPSAVKTFNYLATLWRGNIKFTPAMLFAIGLVSFFISGGLTGIFLGNSALDINLHDTYFVVAHFHLVMGSASICGMLCGVYHWYPKMFGRMMNDKLGYLHFWFTFVGAYLVFFPMHFMGIDGVPRRYYSFTNFPFMQEWLTVNVFVTWAAILAGFGQIAFLFNFFYSIWFGKKATQNPWDSNTLEWTAPVEHLHGNWPGEIPTVYRWPYDYSKPGHDEDFIPQTVPFSETMTSNLPHDFEGDSNAERIQREWEKEHGIERELNH encoded by the coding sequence ATGTCAAGTACAGCAATTCCATATGCAGGCGATCATGGTCATGATGCTCATGAACATCATCATGAAACATTTCTGACAAAGTATATTTTTAGTCAGGACCACAAAATGATTGCCAAGCAATTTCTGATAACCGGTATTATTATGGCTTTTTTTGCCATGTTTTTATCTATCTTGTTCCGGATTCAGTTAGCTTGGCCAGAAAAGGATTTCCCCATCTTAGAGGTTTTTTTAGGGAAGTGGGCCGAGGGTGGTCGTATTCGCCCGGATTTCTTTCTTTCCCTGGTTACCATACACGGTACCATCATGGTATTTTTTGTCTTAACAGCAGGCTTGAGTGGTACCTTCAGTAATTTACTTATTCCATTGCAGTTAGGCGCACGTGATATGGCTTCGCCTTTCATGAATATGCTTTCTTACTGGTTTTTCTTCGCAGCTTGTGTGGTAATGGTTGCCTCTTTCTTTGTGGAAAGTGGTCCGGCAAGTGCGGGATGGACAATTTATCCGCCATTATCTGCTTTGCCGCAAGCGATTCCGGGATCCGGAATGGGAATGAATTTATGGCTGGCCAGTATGGTGCTGTTCATCGCGTCGCAGGTATTGGGCGCGACGAACTATATCAGCACCATTTTAAACATGCGTACCAAGGGAATGACGCTTTGGAGAATGCCTTTGACCATTTGGGCGGTATTCTTAACTGCTATAGTAGGTTTGTTGTCTTTCCCGGTCCTGGTATCTGCTGTGGTGTTATTAATTTTCGACAGAAGTATGGGTACAAGTTTTTACTTGTCGGATATCATCATTGGCGGTAAAATTTTACCAAATGAAGGTGGAAGTCCAATCTTATTCCAACATTTGTTTTGGTTCTTAGGACACCCCGAGGTATATATAGTATTGATGCCAGCTTTAGGACTTACTTCCGAAGTAATTGCTACTAATGCCCGTAAACCTATATTTGGATACCACGCCATGGTTTATTCGTTGATAGGTATTACCGTGCTTTCCTTTATCGTATGGGGGCACCACATGTTCGTAACTGGCATGAACCCATTCTTAGGAGGAGTCTTTATGATTACAACGTTGATTATTGCCGTACCTTCGGCAGTAAAGACCTTCAATTACCTGGCTACGTTATGGAGGGGTAATATCAAGTTCACACCGGCGATGCTTTTTGCTATAGGTCTAGTATCATTTTTTATATCTGGTGGTTTGACCGGAATTTTCTTGGGAAACTCAGCTTTGGACATTAACTTACATGATACGTATTTTGTAGTTGCCCATTTCCACTTAGTAATGGGATCTGCTTCAATATGTGGAATGTTATGTGGTGTCTATCATTGGTATCCAAAGATGTTTGGAAGAATGATGAACGATAAGTTGGGTTATCTTCATTTTTGGTTCACTTTTGTAGGAGCTTATTTGGTCTTTTTCCCGATGCACTTCATGGGAATTGACGGTGTTCCACGTCGTTATTATTCGTTCACCAATTTCCCTTTCATGCAGGAGTGGTTGACCGTAAATGTTTTTGTTACTTGGGCCGCTATTCTTGCCGGTTTTGGTCAGATAGCATTCTTGTTCAATTTCTTCTATTCCATTTGGTTTGGGAAGAAAGCAACGCAAAACCCTTGGGATTCAAATACGTTGGAATGGACGGCACCAGTAGAACATTTGCATGGAAATTGGCCAGGAGAGATACCTACCGTATACCGTTGGCCTTATGATTATAGCAAGCCGGGGCATGATGAAGATTTTATTCCGCAAACGGTTCCATTCTCAGAGACGATGACCTCGAATTTACCGCATGATTTTGAAGGCGATTCAAATGCAGAACGTATCCAGCGGGAGTGGGAGAAGGAACACGGGATTGAGCGTGAGCTGAATCACTAG